Proteins co-encoded in one Prunus persica cultivar Lovell chromosome G6, Prunus_persica_NCBIv2, whole genome shotgun sequence genomic window:
- the LOC18774105 gene encoding high mobility group B protein 1 isoform X1 encodes MRAAKGKGAAKISKEALKPVDDGRVGKRKAAAADDKTSKRKARKEKRAKKDPNKPKRPPSAFFVFLEEFRKEFKKENPNVKGVAAVGKAGGDKWKSLSDAEKAPYEAKAAKRKAEYEKQMKAYNKKQESGADDGDEESERSRSEVNDEEDEASGEEGQPPEEEEEEEVEDEEEEEDDEDDD; translated from the exons ATGAGGGCTGCCAAAGGTAAGGGGGCAGCGAAGATCTCCAAGGAAGCTCTAAAGCCTGTGGATGATGG AAGGGTTGGGAAGCGGAAGGCTGCTGCCGCAGATGACAAGACTAGCAAACGAAAGGCCAGGAAGGAGAAAAGGGCCAAGAAAGACCCCAACAAACCTAAGAGGCCGCCTAGTGCCTTTTTCGTGTTCCT TGAGGAGTTCAGGAAGGAGTTCAAGAAAGAGAACCCTAATGTGAAGGGTGTAGCGGCT GTTGGAAAAGCTGGAGGAGACAAGTGGAAATCCCTGTCTGATGCA GAAAAAGCTCCATATGAAGCCAAGGCTGCAAAAAGGAAGGCTGAGTATGAAAAGCAGATGAAAGCCTACAACAAAAAGCAG GAGAGTGGGGCagatgatggtgatgaagaGTCGGAGAGGTCAAGATCTGAGGTAAATGATGAAGAGGACGAGGCTAGTGGGGAG GAGGGGCAGCCCCcggaagaggaggaagaagaggaagtggaggatgaggaagaagaggaggatgatgaagatgatgattgA
- the LOC18774105 gene encoding high mobility group B protein 1 isoform X3: MRAAKGKGAAKISKEALKPVDDGRVGKRKAAAADDKTSKRKARKEKRAKKDPNKPKRPPSAFFVFLEEFRKEFKKENPNVKGVAAVGKAGGDKWKSLSDAEKAPYEAKAAKRKAEYEKQMKAYNKKQESGADDGDEESERSRSEEGQPPEEEEEEEVEDEEEEEDDEDDD, from the exons ATGAGGGCTGCCAAAGGTAAGGGGGCAGCGAAGATCTCCAAGGAAGCTCTAAAGCCTGTGGATGATGG AAGGGTTGGGAAGCGGAAGGCTGCTGCCGCAGATGACAAGACTAGCAAACGAAAGGCCAGGAAGGAGAAAAGGGCCAAGAAAGACCCCAACAAACCTAAGAGGCCGCCTAGTGCCTTTTTCGTGTTCCT TGAGGAGTTCAGGAAGGAGTTCAAGAAAGAGAACCCTAATGTGAAGGGTGTAGCGGCT GTTGGAAAAGCTGGAGGAGACAAGTGGAAATCCCTGTCTGATGCA GAAAAAGCTCCATATGAAGCCAAGGCTGCAAAAAGGAAGGCTGAGTATGAAAAGCAGATGAAAGCCTACAACAAAAAGCAG GAGAGTGGGGCagatgatggtgatgaagaGTCGGAGAGGTCAAGATCTGAG GAGGGGCAGCCCCcggaagaggaggaagaagaggaagtggaggatgaggaagaagaggaggatgatgaagatgatgattgA
- the LOC18774105 gene encoding high mobility group B protein 1 isoform X2, translating into MRAAKGKGAAKISKEALKPVDDGVGKRKAAAADDKTSKRKARKEKRAKKDPNKPKRPPSAFFVFLEEFRKEFKKENPNVKGVAAVGKAGGDKWKSLSDAEKAPYEAKAAKRKAEYEKQMKAYNKKQESGADDGDEESERSRSEVNDEEDEASGEEGQPPEEEEEEEVEDEEEEEDDEDDD; encoded by the exons ATGAGGGCTGCCAAAGGTAAGGGGGCAGCGAAGATCTCCAAGGAAGCTCTAAAGCCTGTGGATGATGG GGTTGGGAAGCGGAAGGCTGCTGCCGCAGATGACAAGACTAGCAAACGAAAGGCCAGGAAGGAGAAAAGGGCCAAGAAAGACCCCAACAAACCTAAGAGGCCGCCTAGTGCCTTTTTCGTGTTCCT TGAGGAGTTCAGGAAGGAGTTCAAGAAAGAGAACCCTAATGTGAAGGGTGTAGCGGCT GTTGGAAAAGCTGGAGGAGACAAGTGGAAATCCCTGTCTGATGCA GAAAAAGCTCCATATGAAGCCAAGGCTGCAAAAAGGAAGGCTGAGTATGAAAAGCAGATGAAAGCCTACAACAAAAAGCAG GAGAGTGGGGCagatgatggtgatgaagaGTCGGAGAGGTCAAGATCTGAGGTAAATGATGAAGAGGACGAGGCTAGTGGGGAG GAGGGGCAGCCCCcggaagaggaggaagaagaggaagtggaggatgaggaagaagaggaggatgatgaagatgatgattgA